GAACTTGCATAACCAGGGCCGTGGAGGTGAGTACAAAACCCGCTGCGCAGACAAATGACACCTGCCAAGGGAATCCAAAAGCCATGCCGACAAAAGTGAGCAGAACAGCACAGACCACCACCTGCAGGCTGCCCAGCCCAAAGATCTGCCGACGCAGATCCCATAGGTGCGAGGGTTTCATCTCCAGTCCAATCACAAAAAGAAACATCGCCACACCCAGCTCGGCCACCTCAATGATGGTGTGGGGGTTATTGATCAGTTGCAGTCCGAAGGGGCCAATGATCAGCCCCGCCGCCAGGTAACCGACCACTGAGCCGAGCCCGATGCGTTTGAGCAGCGGCACTGCCACCACGGCGGCGGCAAGCAAAGTGACGACAGCAAATAATTGTCCGACGTTGCCTTCAGCGGCCATA
This region of Pseudomonas mandelii genomic DNA includes:
- a CDS encoding cation:proton antiporter domain-containing protein, which codes for MRVNAMAAEGNVGQLFAVVTLLAAAVVAVPLLKRIGLGSVVGYLAAGLIIGPFGLQLINNPHTIIEVAELGVAMFLFVIGLEMKPSHLWDLRRQIFGLGSLQVVVCAVLLTFVGMAFGFPWQVSFVCAAGFVLTSTALVMQVLSERGDITEPRGQHVSALIDQGVLQTTVGEHFGAINAANMRRAHALVESGKARGKIVLEGF